gagcaaaagacacagaaagaaaaacagaggcatgcaactagacctctggCCTTGACGAACTAGGAGTCGACGTTGGTTTTATcccaagataggccaggattttcttcgtgttgggcttagcTGCCTTCATCAGCGACCGCCATCTTGATTGCtcaatctgctcggtgtcgccaactttcatccagtcaatggCCTGTccactgtcagcaaccaacgcgacagtgctctcaacagcaaccttcatattttcttggcgcacctTGAGTCCAAGGTCCTCCGAGGTattaaacatcttggcgaggctgaggaaagtcgcaggctcctctttcttcgggaagaaatatggGAACAATGCCGATAAACTTGCactggcattggccacgccttcgcgaatttcACGCCCATGAAattccagaagagaaagtgcgtcaagaagagggTCCTTGACGGGATTTTCCAAGTCAAAATCTTGgtctgtttgggctgccacatgaGACCGAACATTAGTCGAAAACCAAGAAACAGGACGTACAATAAAACAGAAGGGATGGATGATATTACTtagcgtacgtcgactttgcgacttcaagcgcttgatgatatcTTGCTCACGTGCAGCTTGTGCAGTTTTCTGCTCATTCAAGGCAGATTCAGCATCTGTGAGACTTTTCTGCAACGCTTCAACactagcagctttcaccttggcttcatcagcctcggccttgGCTTCACTAGCAGCAAGTTCAACTTTctcgcgagccgcctcactttgctcgagtttttTAGCAAGTGCGttggcacgttcgttggcctctgcaagtttctctgtcgaagtatgaaaaagaaagagaagaaagatcaaaaatggcgacaagcaacaaaaaaaaaaaagtcaaggaaaaataGTAAGCACAAAAGTGGTTACCTTCAGCTCtggcggcatattcacggtacccaataaattgggacccgatgcgaagaagctctttgatcattggCTGATCAATAACAAAAGAGTAGAGTCAAAACATTGGCGGGAGAAACATAGTGAAGATGCGAAAAgataaaataaagaaaatatagatgtcgataaagcttacatcatctaagagcagagtcgacgaactgctcaATTGcgcggcaggttcaacaatcttttcaacccttgccctttttggtgaaggggcaagggggcttgatggtggagtagtggtgacgacgtttcgttgaggaggcgaggtttcttctccttcaacgggCTTCTccgaaataactaaagtatgtgacgtgctcgtccgaggagctacgtcacgaggaggtacttcttcctcgtcatcactgcgaGTAAGGATCAAtaacataaaaagcaagacaaggaaAAACTTCGACTACAAGAAAAAGAGAATCaaggtaacttacgagctgacgagggatgcaaaataaggatcataagccgccttcggatgggaaggagcaacttcttcggctttggatgtgccggaatcttcgatatCATTcctgctccttttcctttttggggaaacagcgggaggaggagattggacTGACGTCGTGTCctcggaagatcccgcagattttcgagaatccacggggtcATTCACAAAGGATGGAGCTTCTTGATTATCGTCAGTAATAATGCccatttcttcgacttctccatcctcaggaagaggaggaagggaagtcatagtagggtgattctgcaagaaaatagcgataaAGGGAAAAATAAAGAAATATCAATGTAATGAGATGCAGCCAAAATTCGGAACAAGGtaaaaattcgagaagacaacatacctcggggagaggattggtggAACTGtagggttccacgcgacaagaagaaggaaTAGGATCCCTCTTGCTCAGCGAGGTAATTTTTCgaataagcttctccaagtccttcacaggaagatcattggagagcctattggcgtcattggcaccagaatatgtccaaaggggatttttgcgagcctgcagaggctgcactctaatcctaagaaaataggcagtgatttggacaccagataactctttgcctcgagtattttggagctgatgaatacgagacataagagcttctgtcgccttcttctcttcttcggaaggttCAGCGTCCCAGGAGTAGCGGCGTTGGATTTTTGcgtttccgtcgaaaggaactatgttgtgttcaacggagttggcgctttcttcgtgaatgtagagccatctcttgcgccatccttggacagagtcaggaaacttgacgtcgaagtaatcgacatcagtgcggacacagataacaacgccacctatgttataggtgacgttgtgagagccattgcggcggaggcagaaaatacgcttccacagagcccaattaggagggactccgaggaagcattcgcaaagggtgataaaaatagaaatgtggaggatggaattgggagtcagttggtgcagctgaatcccataaacaaagagaagaccgcggagaaaatcatgaattggggtagagaggccacggatgagatgatcaacaaaactaacccgatactccattggagggttggggtagctttcttcgctggggaagcggatggcgtcctccttcttcatgaggccaagccttttcagcgtgttgatgtcctggttggagattttggatctctcccactcaagatcttcggtggccatcttggattcgggagtgctgtggcgagtgagtcgcgtgcgcggtggcatcaacggcaatgggcaaagcaatgttcgtgaatGCGGAAGCTCGGAGAGATttgggcgcaggagaagttttgcgaagaggaatgtacgagcggcgcaagcaaggggatgaacggaggttgaagaagggtttatataagaatcgggtgaagcaaagtgcaccgttggatgaaaaaatcgtggggtgagaatagatcttctagatacaagggcaaaaaagtatttttactgagataggcgttaccgtacgtgcgccagaaaaagcggaggacgtgtgtcccccacttgcacgacgtgtcaacgtggtggaagcaatggacccacaggacagaaaattcacgactacttgtcaaggatgaagtaaatttgattaagtgaagaatgtcgacaaggaagtattcagagattggcgacaggatgaaatattcaatacttcgggagcctttgatcaaatacaagtttttgcccaaatgctcgagggctactccgacaaaaagtaaaatttcgagtatgacaatatagaaaatgttgagcctacaaccaagcacaagttcttggctgtagcctcgggggctactcccatcgggagcgctgttcgcgcacccgagaaatataaaaataaagagagagaagaagaagaagaggaaagagttcatattgcgaaataatgacaaaatagcgacaaggtggaataaaatgttgagcctacaaccaagcacaagttcttggctgtagcctcgggggctactcccatcgggaacgctgttcgcgtgcccgatgaaattaacaaaggaaaaatagaagagcaagagagtatatttcgagttataattaactctacatatactcccatcgggagaacaatataagtcatatttgactcaataaaatgtgccattccaacagccggaaaagcactcgacaatatattctcagaacgccaaagttgcgatcaatttctgaatgccgcaaatttgcgaaggtaagaccccagaatccattctgctgggcgtggcatcgccaaagactgcgctctgctacttttatccgtatcaacagatacgaagaaaaatcctaacggacgcgttaggtacccgataaatttgactgggactcgacagaatggtaagaccttaagcggcacctgtcgaagtttacaccagtatcccgagatcatgtccagggacgtgattttgaagtaggtttttgcggattgccactagagcagttaactagtacctgatccgtcagatgaactagccccaattaccaatatccctgtacaatatagaattttatgagaagaaatatagaaagttaaggctttcgggtaaaaataaacagtggagattttccctgactttacaattcaagcaaaatctcgggggctactgacataggcatcccaaatgggcctgccgaatatagtacccggggtttattgaaggcccactacccgaagaataagaagattcgggagcccaagatgcgtttaaggaagaaatagagttgtaataggaagtgttacttgtaatctggcgggatgagttagaaaccgtcccgaactctgtaaacttgtacaacacgaatccttcgactccacctcctatataaagggggagtcgagggacgaagaatcaatcgaatcattgtctgcaaaccctagttttcataatcgtcgagtacttttcggctgaaaccttcgagatctacttgccctctacttctaactaaaccctagcctacaatccataggcattgacaagttaatcccttgtcaaacaGCACTAGGTACACGTCCGCTGGAACCTTGCTGACGGTACTACCGCTCCCTTTTGGAAGTGAATGCATATGTTATAATTATGTAGTGACATCTAAGATAATTTTGTTtgatcaaggtagcatatttgttaTTCAAACATCATATCAAAGTACCAAAAACTATACTCTGTTTATTCTTAATTCtagattgcatggagttttccaAGAGAAGTTTGAAAGGAGTAGCTTTGTATATCTGAAACAAGCTTTAATTTTTCTTGAGGTTGCTGGTAGCATGGAACACCATGATCTCAATAGTGAACCCCGGTCCAAATCCCATCATGACACCCCACTCGCCCCCTTCTCCGTCCTCCTCGATTCGGCGTTATTGCTCATCGAGCACGAAGATCACCATGGCACCAAGCATGTTGCCGTACTCTCTTAGCACAGTCCTGCTCGCTGCCAACTTCCATGGTTCCAACGCAAGAGCCATGTCGATGTGGTCCAGGATTGCACGCATGCCCATGTGAACTGCCCGGAAGAGGTCGTTCCATTCAACGCCAACCCCAAGCTGCCCGAACGCGCCGGACAGGCACAACTCGATGTTTTCAGCCGCTATGGGTATCAGCTCCCTGGTGAGGAGGTGCCCGTCGAGGCCCCCTTCTGTGAGCCGCATGGTGAGGACATGGTCGGTGCCCGGAACCACGGTCTGCGACGCGGATACCAGCTCGAAGAGCGGACGTTCGACGGGTACCATGGCGTCAGCGCCGACGACGACCGCGCCTGCGCTGTCGCCAAACATCGCCTGGCCGATAAGGGTGTGGGGGTAGGCGTCCTTCGGGCCACGAAGGCGACGATGGTGAGCTCGATGCAGGCCACCAGCATGCGCGCACCACGGTTATTCTCCGCGAGGTCCTTGGCGAGGTGCAGCGAAGCCGAACCGGCGGAGCAGCCATTGAGGTGGAGCATCGTGCGCTGGACAGACGCGCGGAGGCTCTTCTCCGGAGTAGTTTTTATAATGGTTGTTCCTGCGGCTTCGCGCTTTCTATTGTAACTCTTTGTTATTCATGTtacagccgatcgaggctcgtttcGACCGACTAGCATTCCGCATCCACGCGTCCGTGCCTCCTTCGGGAAATCCACCGCCCATTGCCAGCTCATTCACCGGTGCCATGCCTTCATTAATCCATCGACTTCTTTAAAGAATGTGTGAGCGTTGATTAAATCCCACGCCTCGCTCCACCAACGGAGCTCAGCTActagtagtactccctccgttttagTTTACTAGTCCTACGCGTACCCTAGGTCGTCAATTTGACCAACTTAACATAAGATATATATTACAAAAATATATCATTAAAAACATTAGGTTTTATACTTCCTAATGGTATAGTTTTTATGTTATATAATATATATTATATAGATCAAATTGATGACTTAGGTACACTGTGCTCGCCAAATAAACTGAGAGAGAAATTACGTTAAACTTTACTCTTTTCTAGACTTGCTCCCTTCATTTTCATGAACGACCCATCCAATCCAATTGATAGTTAGAGCGAGATTCACCTTAATTACACAAAACCAGCCAGCTACTACTGTAGTACTGTACTATATCACGACGCATTACCTACATACACCACGGGGCTACTCCATCAATTTCTTTCTTAATTTCTCTCTGCCCAACTGCATGCTCATGTACTAAACCGATGAATACTGGGAGTTTCTTCGCTGGAATCAACTAGGAGTAAGGAAAAACAGCATCTACGTGACATGTCCAATTATACAACATCCTTACTGTACTCAACTCTGATATCCACCTTCCGCCTCCAATTACAAACTCACATACTGGGGCATCAAAACAAGTACATGGCGGCAAGAAATAATTGGGATCAAAATGATATGTATCTTCCAACTCTACCAGCAACATGACAATCCGACTTGGAGGAGAAATTTTGGGAGTAACTAGCAGACGCGCCCATGGTTTTGAAGGCATTAAAGCATCTTAGATGACGCCTAAGCGATGCCTAGCTGCCTAAAGCAGTCGGTTTTCCGAAGAAGAGGGCCGGCGCCTTGAGGCCTAAGCGTCGCCTTTGAGAGCATGTACAATAGTTCCTacttgttgtgaagtgtataagtagattgcctagcccttttcattagttcggacttttggttcaagtggctagtgcatgaatctTAACAtgttatcagagccccaggtctcgagttcaaatcctggctttcacatggttttcgcaattaagcctaaaaattgttgttgccccggttttcgcaattaagcctaaaaattgttgttgcccccctctttagccaccgctgatgtCCTtcagtgtgctcttcttctttcacgtgttgactttctcttctcccgtcacacgcgagtgggggtgttgtgaagtgtataagtagattgcctagccctttccatcag
This region of Lolium perenne isolate Kyuss_39 chromosome 2, Kyuss_2.0, whole genome shotgun sequence genomic DNA includes:
- the LOC127333258 gene encoding uncharacterized protein, with protein sequence MPPRTRLTRHSTPESKMATEDLEWERSKISNQDINTLKRLGLMKKEDAIRFPSEESYPNPPMEYRVSFVDHLIRGLSTPIHDFLRGLLFVYGIQLHQLTPNSILHISIFITLCECFLGVPPNWALWKRIFCLRRNGSHNVTYNIGGVVICVRTDVDYFDVKFPDSVQGWRKRWLYIHEESANSVEHNIVPFDGNAKIQRRYSWDAEPSEEEKKATEALMSRIHQLQNTRGKELSGVQITAYFLRIRVQPLQARKNPLWTYSGANDANRLSNDLPVKDLEKLIRKITSLSKRDPIPSSCRVEPYSSTNPLPENHPTMTSLPPLPEDGEVEEMGIITDDNQEAPSFVNDPVDSRKSAGSSEDTTSVQSPPPAVSPKRKRSRNDIEDSGTSKAEEVAPSHPKAAYDPYFASLVSSDDEEEVPPRDVAPRTSTSHTLVISEKPVEGEETSPPQRNVVTTTPPSSPLAPSPKRARVEKIVEPAAQLSSSSTLLLDDPMIKELLRIGSQFIGYREYAARAEEKLAEANERANALAKKLEQSEAAREKVELAASEAKAEADEAKVKAASVEALQKSLTDAESALNEQKTAQAAREQDIIKRLKSQSRRTLTQTDQDFDLENPVKDPLLDALSLLEFHGREIREGVANASASLSALFPYFFPKKEEPATFLSLAKMFNTSEDLGLKVRQENMKVAVESTVALVADSGQAIDWMKVGDTEQIEQSRWRSLMKAAKPNTKKILAYLGIKPTSTPSSSRPEV